The Thermococcus sp. 21S7 genome window below encodes:
- a CDS encoding DNA-directed DNA polymerase II small subunit, protein MGLIEDLMSNNYLITPSAYYLLVDAYKRDFTLAELIKFAKSRGTFVIDSALAKDFLSRKGAPMESPADPSAVESSIVEESLSAGASPDDEISSEMPVSGESSALIASTTQTAEVVPSLDDASRTSISTGIPAESGEETSEIVALGGEEGSFSGGESSVSTGDAETPTAVGGFESETAVDGAASSEASDGVLPVESGATVEETAENGNGYDNGYVDGEENGNGVKPKIVYGDYGVPIAYVGEEVPEEGKSYSVYADFKLSPREGFHYRAKEIPDDYEVTFDVKNVKFALPKAKNAAGKEGDVIIKVYSDYFRSRLRKMRRILRENPEIGGVIDIAKLGYVRDEDEVTIIGLVNSKRETAKGYMFEVEDNTGVIKVFINRNNEESKKFFQIMPDAVIAFRGRYSGRGIFFANKIFLPDVPKFKREKPPLEEKVYAVLLSDIHVGSNKFCEEAFMRFLEWLNGDVNNRAEEEFVSRIKYMIIAGDVVDGIGIYPGQYNELEIPDIFDQYEALANLLSNVPDHITMFIGPGNHDAARTAIPQPGFYEEYARPLLKLKNAVIISNPAVVRLHGRDFLIAHGRGIEDVVNFIPNRSHHRPAEAMLDLLKLRHLAPTFGEKVPIAPDSEDTLVIESVPDLFQAGHVHVMEYKMYNGVFLINTGTWQAQTEFQKMVNIVPTPARVPIIDVETARLRAVIRFDQYCEGV, encoded by the coding sequence ATGGGTTTGATCGAGGATTTGATGTCCAATAACTATCTAATCACCCCTTCGGCTTACTACCTTCTCGTTGACGCATATAAGAGAGACTTCACGCTCGCGGAGCTCATAAAGTTTGCAAAGTCCAGGGGAACATTCGTGATAGACTCCGCACTGGCGAAGGATTTCCTGTCGCGGAAGGGTGCTCCAATGGAAAGCCCCGCCGATCCCTCTGCCGTGGAATCGTCCATCGTTGAAGAATCACTCTCTGCGGGGGCCTCCCCTGATGATGAAATCTCTTCAGAAATGCCTGTTTCAGGTGAATCCAGCGCTTTAATTGCCTCAACGACCCAAACTGCTGAAGTGGTTCCTTCTCTGGACGATGCTTCCCGTACGTCTATTTCCACTGGAATCCCTGCTGAAAGCGGCGAGGAAACATCTGAAATCGTGGCATTGGGGGGAGAAGAGGGCAGTTTTTCTGGGGGGGAGAGTTCTGTTTCCACTGGAGATGCGGAGACCCCCACCGCCGTCGGGGGCTTTGAATCTGAAACCGCGGTTGATGGAGCCGCTTCCTCCGAGGCTTCGGATGGAGTCCTCCCCGTGGAAAGCGGGGCCACCGTTGAAGAAACGGCTGAAAACGGCAACGGCTACGATAACGGCTACGTGGACGGGGAAGAGAACGGAAACGGAGTCAAGCCTAAGATAGTGTACGGCGATTACGGTGTTCCCATAGCGTACGTGGGCGAAGAAGTCCCCGAAGAGGGGAAGAGCTACTCCGTTTACGCCGATTTCAAGCTCTCCCCCAGGGAGGGCTTCCACTACCGGGCAAAGGAGATTCCCGACGACTACGAGGTAACGTTCGATGTGAAGAACGTTAAGTTTGCCCTTCCCAAGGCCAAGAACGCCGCCGGCAAAGAGGGCGACGTCATAATCAAGGTCTACTCCGACTACTTCAGGAGCAGGCTCAGGAAGATGCGCAGAATCCTCCGCGAGAACCCCGAGATTGGCGGTGTGATAGACATAGCCAAGCTGGGCTACGTGCGGGACGAGGACGAGGTGACCATCATCGGCCTCGTGAACAGCAAGCGCGAGACCGCGAAGGGCTACATGTTCGAGGTGGAGGACAACACGGGCGTCATCAAGGTCTTCATAAACCGCAACAACGAGGAGAGCAAGAAGTTCTTCCAGATAATGCCCGACGCGGTTATAGCCTTCCGCGGACGCTACTCCGGCAGGGGCATATTCTTCGCCAACAAGATTTTCCTTCCCGATGTTCCCAAGTTCAAGCGCGAGAAACCGCCCCTTGAGGAGAAGGTCTACGCAGTTCTTCTCAGCGACATTCACGTCGGCTCAAACAAGTTCTGCGAGGAGGCATTCATGCGCTTCCTTGAGTGGCTCAACGGCGATGTCAACAACAGGGCCGAGGAGGAGTTCGTGAGCAGGATAAAGTACATGATAATCGCCGGCGACGTGGTCGACGGCATAGGCATCTATCCCGGCCAATACAACGAGCTGGAGATTCCGGACATCTTCGACCAGTACGAGGCGCTCGCGAACCTGCTGAGCAACGTGCCGGATCACATAACCATGTTCATCGGTCCCGGCAACCACGATGCCGCCAGAACCGCCATTCCCCAGCCGGGCTTCTACGAGGAGTACGCCCGGCCGCTCCTCAAGCTCAAGAACGCGGTTATAATAAGCAACCCTGCCGTTGTGAGGCTTCACGGCAGGGATTTCCTCATCGCCCACGGGCGCGGTATCGAGGACGTCGTCAACTTCATCCCGAACAGGAGTCACCACAGGCCGGCCGAGGCGATGCTCGACCTGCTGAAGCTGAGGCACCTCGCACCGACGTTCGGTGAGAAGGTCCCAATCGCCCCGGACTCTGAGGATACCCTTGTCATAGAGTCCGTTCCCGACCTCTTCCAGGCGGGCCACGTCCACGTTATGGAGTACAAGATGTACAACGGCGTTTTCCTGATAAACACCGGCACCTGGCAGGCCCAGACTGAGTTCCAGAAGATGGTGAACATAGTCCCGACTCCGGCGAGGGTTCCGATAATAGATGTTGAAACGGCCCGGCTGAGGGCGGTCATAAGGTTCGACCAGTACTGTGAGGGTGTCTGA
- a CDS encoding DNA-directed DNA polymerase II large subunit translates to MGEIYSPEMKAYFESLQREIDRAYEIARKAREQGKDPSLEVEVPQATDMAGRVESLVGPKGVAERIRVLVKEYGKELAALKVVDEIIDGKFGDLGSKERYAEQAVRTALAILTEGIVSAPLEGIADVKIKRNEWSDNSEYLALYYAGPIRSSGGTAQALSVLVGDYVRKKLGLDRFKPSEKHIERMVEEIDLYHRAVTRLQYHPEADEVRLAMKNIPIEITGEETDKVEVSHRDVPGVETNHLRGGAILVLAEGVLQKAKKLVKYIDKMGVDGWDWIKEFVDAKEKGKKADDSKSSESKAEDSGAREEVAEKVEKGFYYELYERFKANIAPNKKYTKEIIGGRPLFAEPSENGGFRLRYGRSRVSGFATWSVNPATMLLLDEFIAIGTQMKTERPGKGCIVTPATTVEGPIVKLKDGSVIRVDDYETALRIRDKIEEILYVGDALVNFGDFVENNQTLLPANYVEEWWIQELVAAVAETYEVELKPFSDNPREAIEEAAEYIELDPDFLEDLLKDPLRVRPNVEVAVHLSKVLDIPFHPYYTLYWNTLKPEEVEELQRALLGAQIEWDEHMKNKFARKVVLENDPKIKRYLELLGLPHRLERTEDRKKVIVIDYPWSAALLTPLGNLEWEFRAKPFFTVIDIINEKDRIKLRDRGISWIGARMGRPEKAKERKMKPPVQVLFPIGLAGGSSRDIKKAAEEGKVTSVEIAFFKCPECGHTGPEHICPRCGTRKELLWHCAKCNVDYSQSEAENFDFRCPKCGVELKPYARRTIKPSELLRAAMENVKVYGIDKLKGVQGMTSGYKMAEPLEKGLLRAKNDVYVFKDGTIRFDATDAPITHFKPKEIGTSVEKLRELGYTHDFEGKPLERDDQILELRVQDVILPYEAGRYLLKVARFIDDLLEKFYGLPRFYNAEKMEDLVGHLVIGLAPHTSAGIIGRIIGFSDVLVGYAHPYYHAAKRRNCFPGDTRILVQIDGKPARITLRELYELFEGESYENMVYVRKRPKRDIKVYSFDSESGKVVLTNIEDVIKAPSTDHLIRFELELGRGFETTVDHPVLVYEDGKFVEKRAFDVKEGDRILVPKLEFEEVDIEHFDLLKAFSDKRFEDMWDIIMVRGLSEWLSSLGVKVNGDYLRRDSLPLRELLRIMDDNGLSFEDVPDCWLAFKRDKVKIQRFAPIKPLMRVLGYYLSEGYARKSDSVYQISFSIADEEVRGDLKRALREAFGDGFGIYERGEKVTVGSRVLYLLFTEVLGAGKNAHTKRVPHLVYTLPKDVVAEMIRAYFEGDGSALSTVPRVVAYSVNKALLEDIETLLLSKFGIRGYYTVDKNANRGNARGRLYHVERGNEAPVSTVYALNIAGEHYHAFFREIGFISKRKNSIYPLHSVKTNNRDRYSHEMGWIVKVKRVEYLKPNDDFVFSLNAKNYHNVLINENIVTHQCDGDEDAVMLLLDALLNFSKYYLPEKRGGKMDAPLVVTTRLDPREVDSEVHNMDVVRYYPLEFYGATYEMKSPKEIKFIERVEDRLGKPEMYEGLKFTHDTDDIGLGPKMSLYKQLGDMVEKVERQLALAERIRAVDEHHVAETIINSHLVPDLRGNLRSFTRQEFRCVKCNTKYRRPPLTGKCPKCGGKIVLTVSKGAIEKYLPTAKMLVTKYNVLDYTRQRICITEKDIKSLFENVFPERQRTLMGFSADVCEKMIKARTGKSNGKNGYLDELRANGRLKQKSKGEKKKESKKASKRSEKKIKPSQGLEKAVKKEKAAMKKKKKGISLDEFFGS, encoded by the coding sequence ATGGGCGAGATATATTCCCCCGAAATGAAGGCTTACTTTGAATCCCTCCAGCGCGAGATAGACAGGGCCTACGAGATAGCGAGAAAGGCCCGCGAACAGGGAAAGGACCCCAGTTTGGAGGTCGAAGTTCCTCAAGCGACAGACATGGCCGGCCGTGTTGAGAGCCTCGTCGGTCCGAAGGGCGTCGCTGAGAGGATACGTGTCCTCGTCAAGGAGTATGGCAAAGAGCTGGCCGCCCTAAAGGTCGTTGATGAGATTATAGACGGGAAGTTTGGCGACCTTGGGAGCAAGGAGCGCTACGCGGAGCAGGCCGTTAGAACCGCCCTTGCCATCCTCACCGAGGGCATCGTCTCCGCCCCCCTGGAGGGAATAGCCGACGTTAAAATAAAACGAAACGAGTGGTCTGACAACAGCGAATACCTCGCCCTCTACTACGCCGGCCCGATAAGGAGTTCGGGTGGAACCGCACAGGCATTGAGCGTCCTCGTTGGAGATTACGTTCGCAAAAAGCTCGGCCTCGACCGCTTCAAGCCGAGCGAGAAGCACATAGAAAGAATGGTCGAGGAGATAGACCTCTACCACCGCGCCGTCACGCGCCTGCAGTACCACCCTGAGGCGGATGAGGTAAGGCTCGCCATGAAGAACATCCCCATCGAGATCACCGGTGAAGAAACGGATAAAGTCGAGGTTTCCCACCGCGACGTTCCCGGCGTTGAGACCAACCACCTGCGCGGCGGTGCGATTCTGGTTTTGGCTGAGGGTGTCCTCCAGAAGGCGAAGAAGCTCGTCAAGTACATAGACAAGATGGGAGTTGACGGCTGGGACTGGATAAAGGAGTTCGTCGATGCCAAAGAGAAGGGCAAGAAGGCGGATGATTCCAAATCTTCCGAATCCAAAGCCGAGGATTCCGGCGCCAGAGAGGAAGTTGCCGAAAAAGTTGAGAAAGGCTTCTACTACGAGCTCTACGAGCGCTTTAAGGCCAACATCGCCCCCAACAAGAAGTACACGAAGGAGATAATCGGTGGAAGGCCGCTTTTCGCCGAGCCTTCCGAGAACGGCGGTTTCCGTCTGCGCTACGGCCGCTCCCGCGTCAGCGGTTTCGCGACCTGGAGCGTCAATCCCGCCACCATGCTCCTCCTCGACGAGTTCATAGCGATTGGGACCCAGATGAAGACTGAGCGGCCCGGCAAGGGCTGTATCGTGACGCCGGCAACGACGGTCGAGGGGCCGATAGTCAAGCTCAAGGACGGGAGCGTCATACGCGTGGACGACTACGAGACCGCCCTCAGAATCAGGGATAAAATTGAGGAGATACTCTACGTTGGAGACGCGCTGGTGAACTTCGGCGATTTCGTTGAGAACAACCAGACGCTTTTGCCTGCCAACTACGTCGAGGAGTGGTGGATTCAGGAGCTGGTGGCGGCTGTAGCCGAGACTTATGAGGTCGAGCTTAAGCCGTTCTCCGACAACCCGCGCGAGGCCATCGAGGAGGCGGCCGAGTACATCGAACTCGACCCGGACTTTCTCGAAGACCTGCTGAAAGACCCCCTCCGCGTGAGGCCGAACGTTGAGGTTGCGGTACACCTGTCCAAGGTTCTGGATATACCTTTCCATCCGTACTACACCCTCTACTGGAACACGCTCAAACCCGAGGAAGTCGAGGAGCTCCAGAGGGCTTTGCTGGGTGCTCAAATCGAGTGGGACGAGCACATGAAGAACAAGTTCGCGAGGAAGGTGGTTCTGGAGAACGACCCCAAAATCAAGCGCTACCTTGAACTCCTCGGCCTCCCGCACAGGCTTGAGAGGACGGAGGATCGGAAAAAGGTCATAGTAATCGATTACCCCTGGAGCGCCGCGCTCCTTACGCCCCTCGGGAACCTGGAATGGGAGTTCAGGGCTAAGCCCTTCTTCACAGTCATAGACATCATCAACGAGAAGGACCGGATAAAGCTCAGGGATAGGGGAATAAGCTGGATTGGAGCCAGAATGGGCAGGCCCGAGAAGGCCAAGGAGCGGAAGATGAAGCCGCCGGTGCAGGTTCTCTTCCCCATCGGCCTCGCCGGTGGCTCCAGCAGGGACATCAAGAAGGCCGCCGAGGAAGGAAAGGTAACGAGCGTGGAGATAGCCTTCTTCAAGTGCCCTGAGTGCGGCCACACCGGGCCGGAACACATCTGCCCGCGCTGTGGAACGAGGAAGGAACTCCTCTGGCACTGCGCCAAGTGCAACGTTGATTACTCGCAGAGCGAGGCAGAGAACTTCGACTTCCGCTGTCCCAAGTGCGGCGTGGAGCTGAAGCCCTACGCGAGGAGAACCATAAAGCCATCTGAGCTTCTCCGCGCCGCCATGGAGAACGTCAAGGTCTACGGCATCGACAAGCTCAAGGGCGTCCAGGGTATGACCTCGGGCTACAAGATGGCCGAACCGCTTGAGAAGGGCCTTCTGAGGGCTAAAAACGACGTCTACGTCTTTAAAGACGGCACCATTCGTTTCGATGCCACCGACGCCCCGATAACCCACTTCAAGCCAAAAGAAATAGGCACGAGCGTTGAAAAGCTCCGCGAACTCGGCTACACCCACGACTTCGAGGGCAAGCCCCTGGAGCGGGACGACCAGATACTCGAACTCCGCGTTCAGGACGTCATACTGCCCTACGAGGCCGGAAGGTACCTCCTCAAGGTGGCTCGCTTCATAGACGACCTCCTGGAGAAGTTCTACGGCCTGCCGAGGTTCTACAACGCCGAGAAGATGGAGGACCTCGTCGGGCACCTCGTCATAGGCTTGGCCCCACACACTTCGGCTGGAATCATAGGCAGGATAATAGGCTTCTCCGACGTCCTCGTGGGCTATGCACATCCGTATTATCATGCTGCGAAGAGGAGGAACTGCTTCCCTGGAGACACGAGAATTTTAGTCCAGATTGATGGCAAACCAGCAAGGATTACTCTCCGTGAGCTTTACGAGCTGTTTGAAGGGGAAAGCTACGAGAACATGGTTTACGTAAGGAAGAGGCCAAAGAGAGACATCAAGGTGTACTCTTTTGATTCAGAAAGTGGCAAGGTAGTCCTCACGAACATCGAGGACGTGATAAAGGCCCCGAGCACCGACCACCTGATTCGCTTTGAGCTTGAACTTGGAAGGGGCTTCGAAACGACCGTGGACCATCCAGTGTTGGTATATGAGGACGGAAAGTTCGTGGAAAAGAGGGCCTTTGATGTAAAGGAGGGTGACAGAATACTCGTTCCCAAGCTTGAGTTTGAAGAGGTTGATATTGAACACTTTGACTTGCTCAAGGCCTTTTCAGATAAGCGGTTTGAGGATATGTGGGATATCATAATGGTTCGTGGGCTCTCCGAGTGGCTGTCCTCTCTTGGAGTGAAAGTTAATGGAGATTACCTCCGCAGAGACTCCCTGCCGCTGAGGGAGCTTTTGAGAATCATGGACGATAATGGACTTTCGTTCGAAGACGTTCCTGACTGCTGGCTGGCTTTCAAGCGAGACAAGGTCAAGATACAGAGATTCGCTCCTATAAAACCGCTGATGCGCGTCCTTGGCTATTACCTCTCTGAAGGCTACGCGAGGAAGAGCGACAGCGTTTATCAGATAAGCTTCTCGATAGCCGATGAAGAAGTACGCGGGGACCTCAAGAGAGCACTGAGAGAGGCCTTTGGCGATGGCTTTGGAATCTACGAGCGCGGAGAAAAGGTGACCGTTGGTTCTCGCGTTCTCTATCTGCTCTTTACTGAGGTTCTCGGCGCAGGGAAGAACGCCCACACAAAGCGCGTTCCCCATCTGGTTTACACACTGCCGAAAGACGTCGTTGCTGAGATGATTAGAGCGTACTTTGAGGGCGATGGAAGTGCACTCAGTACAGTCCCGAGGGTGGTGGCCTACAGCGTTAACAAGGCTCTCCTTGAGGATATTGAAACACTACTGCTCTCAAAGTTCGGAATCAGAGGTTACTACACCGTCGATAAGAACGCCAACAGAGGGAACGCTCGCGGCAGGCTCTATCACGTCGAACGTGGAAACGAAGCTCCTGTCTCCACGGTCTATGCGTTGAACATTGCAGGTGAGCACTACCACGCGTTCTTTAGAGAAATAGGATTCATCAGTAAGCGCAAGAATTCTATCTATCCGCTTCATTCGGTCAAAACTAACAACAGGGACAGGTACTCACACGAGATGGGCTGGATTGTCAAAGTTAAGCGCGTCGAATATCTCAAGCCCAATGATGACTTTGTGTTCTCATTAAACGCCAAAAACTACCATAACGTTTTGATAAATGAAAATATCGTGACACACCAATGCGACGGCGACGAAGACGCTGTGATGCTCCTCCTCGACGCCCTGCTCAACTTCAGCAAGTACTACCTCCCCGAGAAGCGCGGCGGCAAGATGGACGCTCCGCTGGTCGTTACGACAAGGCTTGACCCCCGTGAGGTTGACAGCGAGGTCCACAACATGGACGTCGTTAGGTATTATCCCCTGGAATTCTACGGCGCCACCTACGAGATGAAGTCCCCGAAGGAGATTAAGTTCATTGAGCGCGTCGAGGACAGGCTTGGCAAGCCCGAGATGTACGAGGGCCTTAAGTTCACCCACGATACAGATGACATCGGCCTCGGCCCGAAGATGAGTCTGTACAAACAGCTCGGCGATATGGTCGAGAAGGTCGAAAGACAGCTCGCCCTTGCGGAGCGCATCCGCGCGGTTGACGAGCACCACGTGGCCGAGACGATAATCAACTCCCACCTCGTTCCTGACCTGAGGGGCAACCTGAGGAGCTTCACCCGCCAGGAGTTCCGCTGTGTGAAGTGCAACACCAAGTACAGAAGGCCGCCGCTGACCGGGAAATGTCCGAAATGCGGCGGGAAAATCGTTCTTACCGTCAGCAAGGGCGCCATAGAGAAGTACCTCCCGACGGCCAAGATGCTGGTCACGAAGTACAACGTGCTCGACTACACGAGGCAGAGGATATGCATAACCGAGAAGGACATAAAATCGCTCTTCGAGAATGTCTTCCCGGAGAGGCAGAGGACGCTGATGGGCTTTTCCGCTGATGTCTGTGAGAAGATGATAAAGGCGAGGACTGGCAAATCCAACGGCAAAAACGGCTACCTCGATGAGCTGAGGGCGAACGGAAGGCTCAAGCAGAAGTCCAAAGGGGAGAAAAAGAAGGAATCCAAAAAGGCCTCCAAGCGCTCTGAGAAGAAGATAAAGCCATCGCAGGGGCTGGAGAAGGCGGTCAAGAAGGAAAAGGCGGCCATGAAGAAGAAAAAGAAGGGCATAAGCCTCGACGAGTTCTTCGGCTCTTAG